One Pseudomonas sp. C27(2019) DNA window includes the following coding sequences:
- a CDS encoding FAD-binding oxidoreductase, which yields MKTVEVNNQADLRAEQRTAPSQPYDPSYDPLKTATPGQGRDYAPTYWIGTAGEPPADDGPVQGDIDADVVIVGAGFTGLTAAIFLAENYGIKATVLEANRTSWGCSTRNGGQAQCATGRLKRSQWIDRYGLDVAHKLHQECLDAMETFKNLIKDIDCEPQFGGHLYIAHRNRQMPILEKEAKLLRETFNYDAQILDAETVKRDWFGDQEAAGAMHEPEGIGIHAGKLAFGYHRKARALGVKIHPASPVQSWETRGGVHYLTTPGGVVKAGAVGMATGGYTSQSLHPQLKNRLLPILSNSIVTRVLTDDEVQACNMHTRQVITDTRILRHYYRLLPDNRLQIGSRSAITGRDAPQEKYKNMLISDMHRKFPLLQGIKLDYSWWGWVDVSHDMMPRIFQPDPRETIYYALGYGGNGVMYSAQAGKRMAQLIAGDKTGMDMPIFQSKLPFPNIKEVVESQTFAPFRRLGQSVLYRWYAYKDERW from the coding sequence ATGAAAACTGTAGAAGTGAATAATCAAGCTGATCTAAGAGCTGAGCAGCGTACTGCGCCGTCGCAGCCTTACGACCCCTCTTACGATCCGCTTAAAACTGCCACACCTGGCCAAGGGCGTGATTATGCGCCAACTTACTGGATTGGCACGGCGGGTGAACCGCCAGCGGATGATGGTCCAGTGCAAGGCGATATTGACGCTGATGTGGTTATCGTGGGTGCAGGCTTTACCGGTTTGACCGCAGCTATTTTCTTAGCGGAAAACTACGGCATTAAGGCAACAGTATTGGAAGCGAACCGCACCAGCTGGGGATGCTCTACTCGTAATGGTGGACAAGCACAGTGTGCTACTGGTCGACTCAAGCGCTCACAGTGGATTGACCGCTATGGTCTAGATGTTGCGCACAAGTTGCATCAGGAATGCCTTGATGCCATGGAAACTTTCAAAAATCTAATTAAGGATATTGATTGCGAGCCGCAATTTGGTGGCCATTTATATATAGCGCACCGTAACCGGCAGATGCCGATTCTCGAAAAAGAAGCAAAATTGCTGCGTGAAACCTTCAATTATGATGCGCAAATTTTGGATGCGGAAACGGTCAAACGTGACTGGTTTGGCGATCAAGAAGCTGCAGGTGCGATGCATGAGCCTGAGGGAATTGGCATTCATGCGGGCAAGCTGGCATTTGGTTATCACCGCAAAGCGCGGGCTTTAGGGGTTAAAATTCACCCTGCCAGCCCAGTACAAAGTTGGGAAACGCGCGGTGGTGTGCACTATTTAACGACACCGGGCGGCGTGGTTAAAGCAGGTGCGGTGGGCATGGCAACCGGTGGCTACACCTCACAAAGCCTGCACCCGCAGCTGAAAAACCGTTTATTACCTATTTTGTCCAACTCGATTGTCACCCGCGTACTAACCGATGATGAAGTACAAGCGTGCAATATGCATACGCGGCAGGTGATAACAGATACGCGGATATTGCGCCATTACTATCGCTTGCTGCCAGATAACCGTTTGCAGATTGGTAGCCGCAGTGCCATTACTGGTCGTGATGCGCCTCAGGAAAAATACAAAAATATGCTTATCAGTGATATGCATCGTAAATTTCCATTACTGCAGGGTATCAAGCTCGACTATTCATGGTGGGGTTGGGTGGATGTCAGTCACGATATGATGCCGCGTATTTTCCAGCCAGATCCAAGAGAAACCATTTATTACGCGTTAGGTTACGGCGGTAATGGTGTGATGTATTCGGCGCAGGCTGGTAAGCGTATGGCGCAGTTGATTGCGGGTGATAAAACGGGTATGGATATGCCCATATTCCAATCCAAACTGCCATTCCCTAACATCAAGGAAGTGGTTGAGTCACAAACCTTTGCGCCGTTTCGTCGACTGGGGCAAAGTGTTCTCTACCGCTGGTACGCATACAAAGACGAGCGCTGGTAA
- a CDS encoding nuclear transport factor 2 family protein, with the protein MSQPTVAFLQAFADALNNHDIDAALEMMTDDCVFNAVAGPELQGKSFVGPDAVRAGLSAAWKNAPDACWVDAECYVVGDKGFLESTYKGTTADGLRTEARMIDVLTFRDGKIAIKNAFRKNRPPVNA; encoded by the coding sequence ATGAGCCAACCTACCGTTGCTTTTCTTCAAGCGTTTGCCGATGCCCTTAATAATCATGACATTGATGCAGCGCTCGAGATGATGACTGATGATTGCGTGTTCAACGCTGTCGCTGGACCTGAATTACAAGGTAAGAGTTTTGTTGGACCGGATGCCGTGCGCGCTGGTTTATCTGCTGCCTGGAAAAATGCACCAGATGCTTGCTGGGTCGATGCTGAATGCTATGTCGTGGGAGACAAAGGCTTTTTGGAGTCAACCTATAAAGGTACCACCGCTGATGGTTTGCGCACCGAAGCACGCATGATCGATGTATTGACGTTTCGCGATGGCAAAATCGCCATCAAAAATGCATTCCGCAAGAATCGTCCCCCTGTTAACGCTTGA
- a CDS encoding TRAP transporter substrate-binding protein, with translation MAATWKMAIGDAAGGTQYELGEKFAEEMGKRTDGKVKINLFPNGQLGSEQDTINNASMGMLDLSILAINNITPFSPSVGVLTLPYVIHNAEDAKLLTQGAVGKELAQNTIRDAGVRIVGWAYSGCRRLTNSVKPVASPKDLEGLVIRVPKNEIMIASYQAWGVNPNPLAWSETFTALQQGVVHGQDNPYITIDAMKFYEVQKYVTDSCYVFSLEPLIMGEGAFQSLSSDMQTAVIEAGAAATEHSYNYLLASEEGIKKSLVEEHGMTIVQPANDESEWIAQASTIWPKFYKSIGGKDKLDNVLGVLGREPAPEK, from the coding sequence ATGGCTGCAACTTGGAAAATGGCGATTGGCGATGCAGCAGGTGGCACGCAGTATGAGCTTGGCGAAAAATTTGCCGAGGAAATGGGCAAGCGTACCGACGGCAAGGTCAAAATCAACTTGTTCCCTAACGGTCAGCTTGGTAGCGAGCAGGACACCATCAACAACGCCAGTATGGGCATGCTTGACCTGTCTATTTTGGCCATCAATAACATCACCCCTTTCTCACCTTCTGTCGGCGTGTTGACACTGCCTTATGTGATTCATAACGCTGAAGATGCCAAGCTCCTGACGCAAGGTGCGGTCGGTAAAGAACTTGCGCAAAACACCATTCGCGATGCTGGCGTGCGTATCGTTGGCTGGGCGTACTCAGGTTGCCGCCGTCTGACTAACTCGGTCAAACCGGTTGCCTCACCCAAAGATCTTGAGGGTCTGGTGATTCGAGTGCCGAAGAACGAAATTATGATCGCTTCGTATCAGGCGTGGGGTGTTAACCCTAACCCTTTGGCTTGGTCTGAAACCTTTACCGCTTTGCAGCAGGGCGTTGTGCACGGCCAAGACAACCCTTACATCACTATTGATGCAATGAAGTTCTACGAGGTGCAGAAATACGTCACTGACAGCTGCTATGTGTTTTCTCTCGAGCCGCTGATTATGGGTGAAGGTGCGTTCCAAAGTCTGAGTTCTGACATGCAAACCGCTGTGATTGAAGCCGGTGCCGCTGCGACTGAACACAGCTACAACTATCTGCTGGCCAGTGAAGAAGGCATCAAAAAGAGCCTAGTAGAAGAACACGGCATGACGATTGTCCAGCCCGCCAATGATGAGAGTGAGTGGATTGCTCAAGCCTCTACCATCTGGCCGAAGTTCTATAAGAGCATCGGTGGTAAAGACAAGCTGGATAATGTGTTAGGTGTGCTAGGACGCGAGCCAGCACCTGAGAAATAA
- a CDS encoding YeiH family protein, translating to MSTHEMSKYSPQHLIAVGKRVMPGTMICITIALATTFIADHYGGPTLLYALLFGMTLHFLSEEGRCLAGVDFCSRTILRLGVALLGVRITLEQVATLGIGPVLIVVAGVILTIFVGTLLARALGLSRDMGLLTGGSVAICGASAALALSAVMPRNETHERNTIMTVVGVTTLSTVAMIVYPLIVGVLGLSDTEAGIFLGGTIHDVAQVVGAGYMISDDAGDVATFVKLLRVAMLVPAVMVFIFLFRNNRKEAGSGKVPALPSFLVAFVVIVLINSLGWIPPLVTDVFTDLSRWCMVAAIAALGIKTSFQKLAVVGWKPVILMVLETLFLLSFVMACIYFGLGGL from the coding sequence ATGTCTACACATGAGATGTCAAAATATTCCCCTCAGCATTTAATAGCTGTCGGTAAGCGCGTCATGCCGGGCACGATGATTTGCATCACCATTGCCTTGGCTACCACCTTTATTGCTGATCATTATGGCGGCCCAACGCTCCTGTATGCGCTGCTATTTGGTATGACCTTGCACTTTCTTTCGGAAGAGGGTCGCTGCTTGGCTGGTGTGGACTTTTGCTCGCGTACTATTTTGCGCTTGGGTGTTGCTTTGCTGGGTGTGCGCATCACCCTTGAGCAAGTTGCGACCTTGGGCATTGGGCCGGTATTGATTGTCGTTGCTGGCGTGATTTTGACTATTTTCGTCGGCACGCTTCTGGCGCGGGCGCTGGGTCTTAGTCGTGATATGGGGCTGCTGACGGGTGGTTCAGTGGCCATCTGTGGAGCCTCTGCTGCGCTGGCATTGTCAGCGGTGATGCCGCGTAACGAAACCCATGAGCGCAACACCATTATGACTGTGGTTGGGGTCACCACGCTGTCGACTGTGGCCATGATTGTCTACCCGCTGATTGTTGGTGTTCTGGGTCTGAGTGATACTGAGGCAGGTATTTTCCTCGGTGGCACCATCCATGATGTGGCGCAGGTGGTGGGTGCTGGCTACATGATTTCTGATGATGCGGGTGACGTGGCGACCTTCGTTAAGTTATTACGGGTGGCTATGCTGGTGCCAGCGGTGATGGTCTTTATCTTCCTCTTCCGAAACAATCGCAAAGAGGCTGGTAGCGGCAAAGTGCCTGCGCTACCAAGCTTTTTGGTGGCCTTTGTGGTGATTGTATTGATCAACAGTCTTGGCTGGATTCCACCGCTAGTGACTGATGTGTTCACTGATTTATCACGTTGGTGCATGGTGGCGGCCATTGCGGCGCTGGGTATTAAAACATCCTTCCAGAAATTGGCAGTTGTCGGTTGGAAGCCGGTAATTTTAATGGTCCTCGAAACGCTGTTTCTCTTGTCGTTCGTGATGGCCTGCATTTACTTTGGCTTGGGAGGCTTGTGA
- a CDS encoding cobalt chelatase — protein MNSTAQQQARRQQRIEELCAASIRAISGQPDLHFRGKRLYQGERSFPMNAPHHRIDTAVAPFADCRAAADAMALRLLFSDAELHRAHCPLKPIARLVFELLEQLRVEALVPASLSGMAANLDQRFERWSHDFYTSGSAEGSSGILLYTVAQMCWARLNARQVLEESEDFIESTRFSLASSMGTALAGLRRNRFDQAAYIPHARAIAELIDNIIEAQRAGQSANDNSSKDDDDDDELQKGFALLLEFDQEGDDETNFASARSGISKAFAENQQGYSVFTTAHDREVVAATLVRAAQLEEYRQRLDSGIAEQGINVQRVARQLANVLATWQRDDWLYGEEEGRIDGRRLAQLVSSPTERRLFYHERQRPIADCVVSILIDCSGSMRHQIEPVAMLADTLIRALDMIGASSELLGFTTNAWNGGKPYKEWMRQGRPSYPGRLNETCHLVFKTADRGWRRSRRDIAALLKGDLFREGIDGEAVDWACNRLLARSESRKILIVISDGCPADSATNLTNDAFYLDNHLKEVLARRERQGEVDILGLGVGLDLSPFYRHCLATDMSQVLDHHLFDEIIQLIGHRKRR, from the coding sequence ATGAATAGCACCGCTCAGCAGCAAGCCCGCCGTCAGCAACGGATTGAAGAGCTGTGCGCTGCCTCAATAAGGGCCATCAGCGGCCAGCCCGATTTGCACTTTCGCGGCAAGCGACTGTACCAAGGCGAGCGTAGCTTTCCGATGAATGCACCGCACCATCGCATTGATACGGCAGTGGCGCCCTTTGCCGACTGCCGTGCTGCCGCCGACGCTATGGCCCTGCGTTTGCTGTTCAGTGATGCCGAGCTGCATCGCGCGCACTGCCCGCTCAAGCCTATTGCGCGACTGGTATTTGAGCTGCTGGAACAACTGCGCGTCGAAGCTTTAGTACCGGCCAGCCTCAGCGGCATGGCGGCTAATTTAGATCAGCGCTTTGAACGTTGGTCGCATGATTTTTATACCTCCGGTAGCGCCGAAGGCAGCAGTGGCATCCTTTTATACACCGTGGCGCAAATGTGCTGGGCACGTCTGAACGCGCGCCAAGTCTTGGAAGAAAGCGAAGATTTTATCGAAAGCACACGCTTTTCGCTGGCCTCATCGATGGGCACCGCACTGGCCGGTTTACGCCGCAATCGCTTTGATCAGGCCGCCTATATTCCCCACGCTCGCGCTATTGCCGAGCTGATTGATAACATTATTGAAGCGCAGCGCGCGGGGCAAAGTGCCAACGACAACAGCAGCAAAGACGACGACGATGATGACGAACTGCAAAAAGGTTTTGCCTTACTGCTAGAGTTTGATCAAGAGGGTGATGATGAAACCAACTTTGCCAGCGCACGCAGCGGCATCAGCAAAGCCTTCGCTGAAAATCAACAAGGCTACAGCGTCTTCACCACCGCCCACGACCGTGAAGTGGTGGCGGCAACGCTAGTGCGTGCGGCGCAGCTCGAGGAATATCGCCAGCGCTTGGATTCAGGTATCGCCGAGCAAGGCATTAACGTGCAACGCGTGGCACGTCAGCTGGCCAATGTCTTGGCCACATGGCAACGTGATGACTGGCTCTACGGCGAAGAAGAAGGCCGCATTGATGGCCGCCGCTTGGCGCAACTTGTCAGCTCACCCACTGAGCGCCGACTATTTTACCATGAGCGCCAGCGCCCTATCGCCGATTGCGTGGTCAGTATTTTAATTGATTGCTCAGGCTCCATGCGCCACCAAATCGAACCGGTGGCGATGCTGGCTGACACTCTGATTCGTGCGCTTGACATGATCGGCGCCAGCAGTGAGTTGCTCGGTTTCACCACCAATGCCTGGAACGGTGGCAAGCCCTATAAAGAGTGGATGCGCCAAGGCCGCCCCAGTTATCCCGGGCGCCTCAATGAAACCTGCCACCTGGTGTTCAAAACCGCAGATCGAGGCTGGCGTCGCAGTCGCCGCGATATTGCCGCTCTGTTAAAGGGCGACTTATTTCGCGAAGGCATAGACGGCGAAGCGGTTGATTGGGCCTGCAATCGCCTGCTGGCACGCAGCGAAAGCCGTAAAATCCTTATTGTGATTTCTGATGGCTGCCCGGCCGACAGCGCGACCAACCTGACCAACGATGCGTTTTATCTCGATAACCATCTAAAAGAAGTGCTGGCGCGCCGTGAACGCCAAGGCGAAGTTGATATTTTAGGATTGGGCGTGGGCTTGGATTTAAGCCCGTTTTACCGCCACTGCCTCGCCACTGACATGTCGCAAGTACTGGACCACCACCTGTTCGATGAAATCATTCAACTGATTGGTCACCGTAAGCGACGCTAA
- a CDS encoding TRAP transporter large permease yields METTLIYVLFGAFFLLLVMGAPIAVSLAVAALATYLTLGENPLAFVQMAFTSVGAFPLMALPAFILAGALMEAAGISKRLVDIAEAFAGPMTGGLGAATVFACMFFGAISGSGPATTAAVGMLMIPAMAKRGYSKGYASAVTASSGGLGVVIPPSIPMVIFGISGMGLQPPPEAVAMHGSFQTLSIPKLFIAGVVPGIVIASFLLAINYFISRKRGYRGLSDSWSYSGIWTALRKGFWSMLAPIIILGGIYTGLFTPTESAIVAIVYTLIVGIFIHKELLLKSALRTLETTTWISGRVLLILFTATVFGRLLVENRVPAHIAEVMLSVTDNTYAIWAMIIAFLLFVGMFMETLAAIMILTPVLLPIMYMLGMDPVHVGIVVVCALAIGFQTPPLGENLFVASGIGGSSIEEISVKALPFAAGSITAIFIIAYFPQLSLWLPSIMGY; encoded by the coding sequence ATGGAAACTACATTAATCTATGTGCTGTTCGGCGCATTCTTCTTGCTGCTGGTTATGGGTGCGCCAATCGCTGTTTCTTTGGCTGTGGCTGCGTTAGCCACCTACCTAACCCTAGGTGAGAACCCTCTGGCCTTTGTGCAAATGGCCTTTACCTCAGTTGGTGCTTTCCCGTTAATGGCTTTGCCGGCGTTTATCTTGGCGGGTGCTTTGATGGAAGCGGCTGGGATTTCTAAGCGGTTGGTGGATATTGCTGAGGCGTTTGCTGGTCCGATGACCGGTGGCTTGGGTGCGGCAACTGTATTTGCTTGCATGTTCTTCGGTGCGATTTCCGGCTCCGGTCCGGCTACCACAGCAGCAGTGGGTATGTTGATGATTCCGGCGATGGCTAAGCGTGGCTATAGCAAAGGCTATGCCTCCGCAGTCACAGCGTCTTCGGGTGGGTTAGGGGTGGTTATTCCGCCTTCGATTCCGATGGTTATCTTTGGCATTTCCGGAATGGGCTTGCAGCCGCCACCAGAAGCTGTGGCGATGCACGGCAGCTTCCAGACGCTATCGATCCCTAAGCTGTTTATTGCAGGTGTGGTGCCGGGAATTGTTATTGCTAGTTTTCTTTTAGCCATTAACTACTTTATTTCACGCAAACGTGGCTACCGCGGGCTGAGCGATAGTTGGTCCTACTCAGGTATCTGGACTGCACTGCGTAAAGGTTTTTGGTCGATGTTAGCACCCATTATCATTCTGGGTGGGATCTACACGGGGCTGTTTACGCCAACTGAATCAGCGATTGTGGCGATTGTTTATACGTTAATTGTCGGCATCTTTATCCACAAGGAATTGTTGCTAAAGTCTGCTCTGCGCACGCTGGAGACCACCACTTGGATTTCTGGGCGAGTTCTATTGATCTTGTTTACTGCGACAGTCTTCGGTCGTCTTTTGGTTGAGAACAGAGTGCCTGCGCATATTGCTGAGGTGATGCTAAGTGTTACTGATAACACCTATGCGATCTGGGCGATGATCATTGCTTTCCTGCTGTTTGTCGGCATGTTCATGGAAACACTGGCTGCCATTATGATTTTGACCCCGGTACTGCTGCCGATTATGTACATGCTTGGCATGGACCCTGTGCATGTGGGCATTGTTGTGGTGTGTGCTTTAGCGATCGGTTTCCAGACACCGCCGTTAGGTGAAAACCTGTTCGTTGCTTCGGGGATCGGCGGCTCATCAATTGAGGAAATTTCAGTCAAGGCGCTGCCCTTTGCCGCTGGGTCGATTACCGCAATCTTTATTATTGCTTACTTTCCACAACTGTCGCTGTGGTTACCCTCGATCATGGGTTATTGA
- a CDS encoding MoxR family ATPase — MADLLGSKPDTLRSVRELFGIDSDLQVPAFSQRDEYVPEIDEAYRFNPDVTLAILAGFTRNRRVMVQGLHGTGKSTHIEQVAARLNWPCLRVNLDGHISRLDLVGKDAIVVRDGVQVTEFQEGIVPWSLQRPMALIFDEYDAGRPDVMFVIQRILERDGQFSLLDQNRVIHPHPYFRLFATANTVGLGNMSGMYQGTQVLNHAQIDRWNIVAKLDYLDAPEEAAIVLARVPEKDNEKGRQLIDKMVSVANLTRKGFAAGDISTLMSPRTVITWAENCEIFRDPALAFRLSFLNKCDDAERQIVAEYYQRCFDVELDESWSKEPFSA; from the coding sequence ATGGCAGATTTGCTAGGCTCCAAGCCCGATACCTTGCGCTCAGTACGTGAACTCTTCGGCATCGACAGCGACCTTCAAGTACCCGCTTTCAGCCAGCGCGATGAGTATGTTCCAGAAATAGACGAAGCCTACCGCTTCAACCCAGATGTCACCTTGGCGATTCTCGCTGGCTTTACCCGTAATCGTCGGGTAATGGTTCAGGGCCTGCACGGCACCGGCAAATCCACCCACATTGAACAAGTGGCGGCACGCTTAAACTGGCCCTGCTTGCGCGTCAACTTAGACGGGCATATCAGCCGCTTAGACTTAGTCGGCAAAGACGCTATCGTGGTGCGTGATGGTGTACAGGTGACTGAATTTCAGGAGGGTATTGTGCCTTGGTCACTGCAGCGTCCAATGGCGTTGATCTTTGACGAATACGATGCCGGTCGTCCCGATGTGATGTTTGTTATCCAACGTATTCTGGAGCGTGATGGCCAGTTTTCACTGCTGGATCAAAACCGTGTGATTCACCCACACCCCTATTTCCGCTTGTTTGCCACTGCAAATACCGTGGGCTTGGGCAATATGTCAGGCATGTATCAGGGCACCCAAGTGCTCAACCACGCGCAGATTGACCGCTGGAATATCGTCGCCAAACTGGATTACCTCGATGCACCAGAAGAGGCGGCCATCGTGCTGGCGCGCGTACCGGAAAAAGACAATGAGAAAGGCCGCCAGCTGATTGATAAAATGGTCAGCGTCGCCAACCTGACCCGCAAAGGCTTTGCCGCCGGTGATATTTCCACCCTGATGTCGCCGCGCACGGTGATTACTTGGGCTGAGAACTGCGAAATTTTCCGCGACCCAGCGCTGGCCTTTAGGTTGTCGTTTTTGAATAAGTGCGATGACGCTGAACGCCAGATCGTCGCCGAATACTACCAGCGCTGTTTTGATGTGGAGCTGGATGAGTCCTGGTCAAAAGAGCCCTTTTCAGCATGA
- a CDS encoding PLP-dependent aminotransferase family protein, translated as MLLFDIDPKRPESLQRQLREQIANAILDGQIPLHKALPSSRGLASELKIARNTVVLAYEQLLDDGYLIAKSRSGYFVNPDILEGHAEKPVRLNDIDAEPMPWETLLTARPSRQQNIRKPKDWYNYDYPFLYGQLDPSLFPIQHWRECNRDSTSVQAIRSWSADHFDEDDPLLIEQIRTRLLPRRGVWANPENILITVGTQQALWTVAQLLLKPGRRFGMENPGYVDMHNIARLFTDDIQLLPVDEQGMCLHESIADCQLIYVTPSHQSPTTVTMPLERRRQLLDLAEMNNFLIIEDDYNSETNYQSNPTPALKSLDRHERVIYVGSLSKTLAPGLRLGYMVAHPTLIREARAIRRLMLRHPPANNQRALALFLERGYHDVLLRQIHRTFKQRWQRMNEALQTHLPQLQTSSSIGGTSFWLKAPPELDFRKLQALARKQSILVECGDIHHLDRSCNEHLRLGFSAIAEEKIEPGLKLLAQLLPLAIREH; from the coding sequence ATGCTCCTTTTCGATATAGACCCTAAACGTCCTGAAAGCCTACAGCGCCAACTGCGTGAGCAAATTGCTAATGCTATTTTGGACGGCCAAATTCCTTTGCATAAAGCGCTGCCCTCCAGCCGAGGATTGGCCAGCGAGCTTAAAATTGCGCGCAATACTGTAGTCTTGGCCTACGAGCAGTTGCTGGATGATGGCTACCTTATTGCAAAAAGCCGTAGCGGTTATTTCGTTAATCCAGATATTTTGGAAGGCCATGCTGAAAAACCAGTGCGCCTGAACGATATTGATGCTGAGCCCATGCCTTGGGAAACACTGTTAACCGCCCGCCCCTCGCGTCAGCAAAATATTCGCAAACCCAAAGACTGGTACAACTACGACTATCCTTTTTTATACGGGCAGCTCGATCCATCTTTATTCCCAATACAGCACTGGCGCGAGTGCAACCGTGACTCCACCAGCGTGCAAGCCATACGCAGTTGGTCGGCAGATCACTTTGATGAAGATGATCCGCTGCTGATCGAACAAATTCGCACTCGCCTGCTGCCTCGGCGCGGCGTTTGGGCCAACCCTGAAAACATCCTGATTACTGTAGGCACCCAACAAGCCCTATGGACCGTTGCTCAGCTATTGCTTAAACCTGGGCGTCGTTTTGGCATGGAGAATCCTGGCTACGTCGATATGCATAACATTGCCCGTCTATTTACAGACGACATCCAACTGCTGCCTGTGGATGAGCAAGGTATGTGTTTGCATGAAAGCATTGCTGATTGCCAACTGATTTACGTTACGCCCAGCCATCAAAGCCCGACAACTGTGACCATGCCGCTGGAACGGCGGCGACAGTTGCTCGACCTTGCAGAAATGAATAACTTTCTAATTATTGAGGATGATTACAACAGCGAAACCAATTACCAGAGCAACCCCACGCCAGCACTTAAAAGCTTGGATCGCCACGAGCGCGTGATCTACGTTGGCAGCTTATCTAAGACGTTAGCACCGGGCCTACGCTTGGGCTATATGGTTGCGCACCCAACCTTGATTCGTGAAGCACGCGCCATCCGCCGCCTGATGCTGCGCCATCCGCCTGCCAATAATCAGCGCGCCCTCGCATTGTTTCTTGAACGCGGTTATCACGATGTGCTGTTACGCCAGATCCACCGCACCTTCAAACAGCGTTGGCAGCGTATGAACGAGGCCCTGCAAACCCATTTACCGCAACTGCAAACCTCTTCAAGTATCGGCGGTACCAGCTTTTGGTTGAAAGCACCGCCAGAGCTGGACTTTCGCAAACTGCAAGCCTTAGCCAGAAAGCAAAGCATATTGGTGGAGTGCGGAGATATCCATCACCTTGATCGCTCATGCAACGAGCACTTACGTTTGGGATTTTCTGCCATAGCAGAAGAAAAAATTGAGCCAGGGCTGAAGCTGCTGGCTCAATTATTACCTCTGGCGATACGCGAACACTAA
- the thiS gene encoding sulfur carrier protein ThiS, translating into MDILLNGEPRQLLTATTVLQLLQARGLDVQRVAVELNEEVLPRSEHATYVLRANDRVEIVHAIGGG; encoded by the coding sequence ATGGATATTCTGCTCAATGGCGAACCTAGGCAGTTACTGACTGCCACTACAGTTCTGCAGTTACTGCAAGCCCGCGGGCTTGATGTGCAGCGGGTTGCGGTAGAGTTGAATGAGGAAGTTTTGCCTCGCAGTGAGCATGCAACGTATGTGTTGCGTGCCAATGATCGGGTTGAAATTGTTCACGCCATTGGCGGCGGCTAG
- a CDS encoding TRAP transporter small permease — translation MKNILFKFVDNIESYLCQFLLIVFVVLLFLQIMLRNIFSYSIPWGDELATYAFVWFAYFGAAYATKMSAHNRVTFQFKLFPRWVATFCAVLTDIIWIGFNAFFVYLSYDFVFNKMNLFWKSQTMGIPMKYFYLILPIAFAAMTLRIIQNNYLRFVKKIEIIDPEAKALEDIKNGTEAGANNQANGEK, via the coding sequence ATGAAAAATATTCTTTTCAAATTTGTCGATAATATCGAGAGTTACTTGTGTCAGTTTCTCTTGATTGTCTTTGTTGTTTTGTTATTCCTGCAGATCATGCTGAGGAATATATTCAGCTATTCGATCCCATGGGGCGATGAGCTGGCAACTTATGCGTTTGTTTGGTTTGCGTATTTTGGTGCAGCCTATGCGACAAAAATGTCGGCCCACAACCGCGTGACCTTTCAGTTCAAACTGTTTCCGCGCTGGGTAGCGACCTTTTGCGCCGTACTCACAGATATTATTTGGATCGGCTTTAACGCGTTCTTTGTCTATCTGAGTTACGACTTCGTTTTCAATAAAATGAATCTGTTTTGGAAGTCCCAAACCATGGGTATTCCAATGAAGTATTTCTACCTTATTTTGCCCATTGCCTTTGCTGCAATGACATTGCGCATTATTCAGAACAACTACCTTCGCTTTGTTAAGAAGATAGAAATAATCGACCCTGAAGCCAAAGCTCTTGAAGACATTAAAAATGGCACAGAAGCAGGCGCCAACAACCAGGCCAATGGGGAAAAATAA
- a CDS encoding universal stress protein: MTKKINRILCSIGMRGNCDNVLEHSVNLALATGASLNILYVVKSLADDVMNTLKVNIRDRDVLGSLMEKRIDQSRSELAAEVEAFWGRFPELREAMQGREVTLSVLEGYPAAVIAHCANAGKYDLIVMAANKRSYLATYAGKVTKGVIKRSKVPVVVVPVARP; the protein is encoded by the coding sequence ATGACTAAAAAAATCAACCGTATTTTATGCAGTATTGGCATGCGCGGTAATTGTGACAACGTGCTTGAGCATAGCGTTAATTTGGCGTTGGCCACGGGGGCGAGCCTGAACATTTTGTATGTGGTCAAGTCGCTTGCAGACGATGTGATGAATACCTTGAAAGTGAATATCCGCGACCGCGATGTTTTAGGTTCGCTGATGGAAAAGCGCATTGATCAATCCCGCAGTGAGCTTGCTGCGGAGGTTGAAGCGTTTTGGGGCCGTTTCCCTGAATTGCGAGAGGCTATGCAAGGTCGTGAAGTCACCCTGTCTGTCTTGGAAGGCTATCCTGCTGCGGTGATTGCCCACTGCGCCAATGCTGGCAAGTACGACTTAATTGTTATGGCTGCCAACAAGCGCAGTTATTTAGCAACCTACGCCGGCAAGGTCACTAAAGGCGTTATCAAGCGATCAAAAGTTCCAGTGGTTGTTGTGCCTGTTGCACGGCCTTAG